A window of the Gemmatirosa kalamazoonensis genome harbors these coding sequences:
- a CDS encoding YciI family protein: protein MPKFVLLVYTDSALMGALPEGQFDSMMRDCLAHADDLTQDGTLLGFQQLEGPETARSVRIRNGRVSALDGPFAEAKEVLGGFNLIEAEDIDEAVRLAAEIPWARTGCIEVRPVRDIAVVRRQVGAPEAPEALPR, encoded by the coding sequence ATGCCGAAGTTCGTCCTGCTCGTCTACACCGACAGCGCGCTCATGGGCGCGCTTCCCGAAGGTCAGTTCGACTCCATGATGCGCGACTGTCTCGCGCACGCCGACGATCTGACGCAGGACGGCACGCTGCTCGGGTTCCAGCAGCTCGAGGGGCCGGAGACGGCGCGCTCGGTGCGCATCCGCAACGGCCGCGTGAGCGCGCTCGACGGCCCGTTCGCCGAGGCGAAGGAGGTGCTCGGCGGCTTCAACCTCATCGAGGCGGAGGACATCGACGAGGCGGTGCGGCTCGCGGCGGAGATCCCGTGGGCGCGCACGGGGTGCATCGAGGTGCGCCCGGTGCGCGACATCGCGGTCGTGCGGCGCCAGGTCGGCGCGCCCGAGGCCCCGGAGGCGCTGCCGAGATGA
- a CDS encoding TM2 domain-containing protein encodes MTAITRPTKFCYACGAVIDAAAVACPTCGAKQPSTTALAVRSEKRILPAALLCFFLGVFGAHRFYVGKVGTGILQLCTLGGFGIWWLVDMIMIVVGSFKDADGEKITAWT; translated from the coding sequence ATGACGGCGATCACGCGCCCGACGAAGTTCTGCTACGCGTGCGGCGCCGTGATCGACGCCGCGGCCGTCGCCTGCCCGACGTGCGGCGCGAAGCAGCCGAGCACCACCGCGCTCGCGGTGCGCTCGGAGAAGCGCATCCTGCCGGCGGCGCTGCTCTGCTTCTTCCTCGGCGTGTTCGGTGCCCACCGGTTCTACGTCGGCAAGGTGGGCACCGGGATCCTTCAGCTCTGCACGCTCGGCGGGTTCGGGATCTGGTGGCTGGTGGACATGATCATGATCGTGGTCGGGAGCTTCAAGGACGCCGACGGGGAGAAGATCACGGCGTGGACGTGA
- a CDS encoding ABC transporter permease, with product MSPTLPHGIRRAFRLARRRPSIEQEVSAEVAFHLEMRAAELVERGLTPDAARAEAQRRFGDTNHWSKAMTAEDQQRAASAARVEWLGDLQQDLRYGVRSALRAPLFSLLAIVTLALGIGANAAVFGVVKSVLLDALPYRDADRVARVYTRFRDGSIERGALAPGNVVDIEQRQRSFAQLAAFMNGPREGVFSSGRAGDQPSVVQVEWVEPEFFRVLGVQPAMGRALRDDDKADTVRMVMLSHRGWQRLLGGDPQVVGREVRVNGITRTVVGVLPRTFVGPAAGTDAEADFYYPLDLRPYLRDPIGARGSSWLGLVGRLKPGVTVDAAQRDMSAIADQLAREYPQHNASVEMRTVSVRDAMVGDTRTPLLVLMASAGLVLLITCANLAGALLSRTISRRKEFAVRTALGAGRARIIRQLLTESVLLSLAGGAAGVLLAVAGLALLRGIAAQALPPYADLSLDPGALVFTSLLALVTGLAFGLAPALSVRRANAQSTLRDETRGTSESARSRRLRGLLVAGQIALCVSLLTGAGLLTRSLLAMTSTPLGFRPEGVLTVAVQLPAAAYRTPESAARFFDQLEERLRGLPGVTAVGDVSALPTNIPQHNGIRVLGAPPPPDDQIPFVLYANASDDYFKTLGIPLRKGRTFGPQDRPESPAVMVVSEAMARKFWPNGNALGGQLRMGPNPNSIPYTVVGIVGDVRNDPARADAEPMAYLSSHVDIRPTRFVVIRTSGDPTALVRPFQRELAALDPGVPSRDAAALTAFLSDRLTARRLPVVLMSAFGALALVLASVGVYAMFAAMTAAREREFGVRVALGSSRGRIAGLVLRQGGIWMALGLAGGTLGVLAISRFLRELLFGVQPFDPVTLVGATLVLLACGAAALLVPVRRATRVDPVEALR from the coding sequence GTGAGTCCGACACTGCCCCACGGCATCCGGCGCGCGTTCCGGCTCGCGCGGCGCCGTCCGTCGATCGAGCAGGAGGTGAGCGCGGAGGTGGCGTTCCATCTCGAGATGCGCGCCGCGGAGCTCGTCGAGCGCGGACTCACCCCCGACGCGGCCCGCGCCGAGGCCCAGCGTCGGTTCGGAGACACCAACCACTGGAGCAAGGCCATGACGGCAGAGGATCAGCAGCGCGCGGCGAGCGCCGCGCGCGTGGAGTGGCTCGGCGACCTGCAGCAGGACCTGCGCTACGGCGTGCGTTCGGCGCTGCGCGCGCCGCTGTTCTCGCTGCTCGCCATCGTCACGCTGGCGTTGGGCATCGGCGCGAACGCCGCCGTGTTCGGCGTCGTGAAGTCGGTGCTGCTCGACGCGCTGCCCTATCGCGACGCCGACCGCGTCGCGCGCGTCTACACGCGCTTCCGCGACGGCTCCATCGAGCGCGGCGCGCTCGCGCCCGGCAACGTCGTCGACATCGAGCAGCGGCAGCGGTCGTTCGCGCAGCTCGCCGCGTTCATGAACGGGCCGCGCGAGGGCGTGTTCTCCTCCGGCCGCGCCGGCGACCAGCCGAGCGTGGTGCAGGTGGAGTGGGTCGAGCCGGAGTTCTTCCGCGTGCTCGGCGTGCAGCCCGCGATGGGACGCGCGCTGCGCGACGACGACAAGGCCGACACGGTGCGCATGGTGATGCTGTCGCATCGCGGCTGGCAGCGGCTGCTGGGTGGCGATCCGCAGGTCGTCGGACGCGAGGTGCGCGTCAACGGGATCACGCGTACCGTCGTCGGCGTGCTGCCGCGCACGTTCGTTGGGCCCGCGGCCGGCACCGACGCCGAGGCCGACTTCTATTACCCGCTCGATCTGCGCCCGTACCTGCGCGACCCGATCGGTGCGCGCGGGTCGAGCTGGCTCGGGCTCGTGGGGCGCCTCAAGCCCGGCGTGACCGTCGACGCGGCCCAGCGCGACATGAGCGCGATCGCCGACCAGCTCGCGCGCGAGTACCCGCAGCACAACGCGAGCGTGGAGATGAGGACGGTCTCGGTGCGCGACGCGATGGTCGGCGACACGCGCACGCCGCTGCTCGTGCTCATGGCGAGCGCGGGGCTCGTGCTCCTGATCACCTGCGCGAACCTGGCGGGCGCGCTGCTCTCGCGTACGATCTCGCGCCGCAAGGAGTTCGCGGTCCGCACCGCGTTGGGCGCGGGGCGCGCGCGCATCATCCGACAGCTGCTGACCGAGAGCGTGCTGCTCTCGCTCGCCGGCGGCGCGGCCGGCGTGCTGCTCGCCGTGGCCGGGCTCGCGCTGCTCCGCGGAATCGCCGCGCAGGCGCTGCCGCCGTACGCGGACCTCTCGCTCGACCCGGGCGCGCTCGTCTTCACGTCGCTGCTCGCGCTCGTGACGGGGCTCGCGTTCGGCCTCGCGCCGGCGCTGTCGGTGCGCCGCGCGAACGCCCAGAGCACGCTGCGCGACGAGACGCGCGGCACGAGCGAGAGCGCGCGCTCGCGTCGGCTGCGCGGGCTGCTCGTCGCCGGCCAGATCGCGCTGTGCGTGAGTCTGCTCACGGGCGCCGGGCTCCTCACGCGCAGCCTCCTCGCCATGACGTCGACGCCGCTCGGCTTCCGCCCGGAGGGCGTGCTCACGGTGGCGGTGCAGCTCCCGGCGGCCGCCTATCGCACGCCCGAGTCGGCGGCGCGCTTCTTCGACCAGCTCGAGGAGCGGCTGCGCGGGCTCCCCGGCGTGACCGCGGTCGGCGACGTGAGCGCGCTGCCGACGAACATCCCGCAGCACAACGGCATCCGCGTGCTCGGCGCGCCGCCGCCGCCGGACGACCAGATCCCGTTCGTGCTCTACGCGAACGCGTCGGACGACTACTTCAAGACGCTCGGCATCCCGCTCCGGAAGGGGCGCACGTTCGGCCCGCAGGACCGCCCCGAGTCGCCCGCGGTGATGGTCGTCAGCGAGGCGATGGCGAGGAAGTTCTGGCCTAACGGCAACGCGTTGGGCGGCCAGCTCCGCATGGGCCCGAACCCGAACTCGATCCCGTACACCGTCGTCGGCATCGTGGGCGACGTGCGCAACGACCCCGCGCGCGCCGACGCCGAGCCGATGGCATATCTGTCGTCGCACGTCGACATCCGGCCGACGCGCTTCGTCGTGATCCGCACGAGCGGCGACCCGACCGCGCTCGTGCGGCCGTTCCAGCGCGAGCTCGCCGCGCTCGACCCCGGCGTCCCGTCGCGCGACGCGGCCGCGCTCACCGCGTTCCTCTCCGACCGCCTCACCGCGCGCCGGCTGCCGGTGGTGCTCATGAGCGCGTTCGGCGCCCTCGCGCTCGTGCTCGCGTCGGTCGGCGTGTACGCGATGTTCGCGGCGATGACGGCGGCACGCGAGCGCGAGTTCGGCGTGCGCGTCGCGTTAGGCTCCAGCCGCGGCCGCATCGCCGGCTTGGTGCTGCGTCAGGGCGGCATCTGGATGGCGCTCGGCCTCGCCGGCGGCACGCTCGGCGTGCTCGCGATCTCGCGGTTCCTCCGCGAGCTGCTGTTCGGCGTGCAGCCGTTCGACCCGGTGACGCTCGTCGGCGCGACGCTCGTGCTGCTCGCGTGCGGCGCGGCGGCGCTGCTCGTGCCCGTGCGGCGGGCGACGCGGGTGGATCCCGTCGAGGCGCTACGGTGA
- a CDS encoding ABC transporter permease: MPLPHGVRRAFRLARRRPPIEQEIDDEVAFHLEMRAAELAARGLTPDDALAEARRRFGDTHHWSVAMSAVDRERVAERGRTEWLTDLRQDLRYGVRALRRTPLFSLLAVVTLALGIGANAAVFGVLKSVLLDALPYADAGRLVRVYARMLDGSMDHAPISAGEITDLRERQRSFSRVASFESQTRDVILEGETGPVVMKMNYTEPALFPTLGVNVARGRVLRDEDAAPDTAFNVVLTHAAWQRLFGGDPRILERPVRINGIPRTVVGVLPRGFVGPVAEADVYFPMRLDAYMRTPMDARRRMNHGLVGRLKPGVTADAANRDVAAIGAALAREYPQFHSKVAVWSTPLRDDMVGDTRTPLLVLMASAGLVLLITCANLAGALLSRTISRRKEFAVRTALGAGRGRLVRQLFTESTLLSLAGGAAGLALASAGLALLRRIAPHVLPAYAELSLDPGAVMVTAAVAVAVGLAFGIAPAVAAGRSNVQGTLRDETRGTSESRRTRTLRGLLVAGQIALCVSLLTGAGLLARTLWAITTRPLGLDPDRVLAVAVQLPRAGFASLDARARFFQQYEERLRALPGVVAAAASGQVPTGIQGRTGIWVDGVRPANEQSVFLLSEVSDDYFRTLRVPLIAGRTFGPEDRPDGATISIIVSERIARQYWPNGGAAGASVRLGPEPDAPRGTVVGVVGDVRNDPAQPEPEGILYMSVRQMPWNGPVFLMRTAGDPLALLTPARRALADIDPRLPLHDPITLRTRLADSLSGKRLPVVLITAFGALALLLASVGVYAMFAAMTAAREKEFGVRVALGSSRARIATLVLRQGGVWMVLGLAGGAVGVVAVSRAVRQLLYGVSPFDPATLAGAALVLLACGAAALLVPVRRATRADPISALR, from the coding sequence ATGCCCCTCCCGCACGGGGTCCGGCGCGCCTTCCGCCTCGCTCGGCGGCGGCCGCCCATCGAGCAGGAGATCGACGACGAGGTGGCGTTCCACCTCGAGATGCGCGCCGCGGAGCTCGCGGCGCGCGGCCTCACCCCCGACGACGCGCTCGCCGAGGCGCGGCGCCGGTTCGGCGACACCCATCACTGGAGCGTGGCGATGAGCGCGGTCGATCGGGAGCGCGTGGCGGAGCGCGGGCGCACGGAATGGCTCACCGACCTCCGGCAGGATCTGCGGTACGGCGTGCGCGCGCTGCGCCGCACGCCGCTGTTCTCCCTCCTCGCCGTCGTGACGCTCGCGCTGGGCATCGGGGCCAACGCGGCGGTGTTCGGCGTGCTGAAGTCGGTGCTGCTCGACGCGCTCCCGTACGCCGACGCCGGCCGCCTGGTGCGCGTCTACGCCCGGATGCTCGACGGCTCGATGGACCACGCGCCGATCAGCGCGGGCGAGATCACCGACCTCCGCGAGCGACAGCGGTCGTTCTCCCGCGTCGCGTCGTTCGAGTCGCAGACGCGCGACGTGATCCTCGAGGGAGAGACGGGGCCCGTCGTGATGAAGATGAACTACACCGAGCCCGCGCTGTTCCCGACGCTCGGCGTGAACGTCGCGCGCGGCCGCGTGCTGCGCGACGAGGACGCCGCCCCGGACACCGCGTTCAACGTCGTGCTCACGCACGCGGCGTGGCAGCGGCTGTTCGGCGGCGACCCGCGCATCCTCGAGCGGCCGGTGCGCATCAACGGCATCCCGCGCACCGTCGTCGGCGTGCTCCCGCGCGGCTTCGTCGGGCCGGTGGCGGAGGCGGACGTCTACTTCCCGATGCGGCTCGACGCGTACATGCGCACGCCGATGGACGCGCGCCGCCGCATGAACCACGGTCTGGTGGGACGCCTGAAGCCGGGCGTCACCGCGGACGCGGCGAACCGCGACGTCGCGGCGATCGGCGCCGCGCTCGCACGCGAGTACCCGCAGTTCCACTCGAAGGTCGCCGTGTGGTCCACGCCGCTGCGCGACGACATGGTCGGCGACACGCGCACGCCGCTGCTCGTGCTCATGGCGAGCGCCGGCCTCGTGCTCCTCATCACCTGCGCGAACCTCGCCGGCGCGCTCCTCTCGCGTACGATCTCGCGCCGCAAGGAGTTCGCCGTCCGCACCGCGTTGGGCGCGGGCCGTGGACGGCTCGTCAGGCAGCTGTTCACCGAGAGCACCCTGCTCTCGCTCGCCGGCGGCGCCGCGGGACTCGCGCTCGCGTCGGCCGGGCTCGCGCTGCTGCGCCGCATCGCGCCGCACGTGCTCCCCGCGTACGCCGAGCTGTCGCTCGATCCGGGCGCGGTGATGGTGACGGCCGCCGTCGCCGTCGCCGTGGGGCTCGCGTTCGGCATCGCGCCGGCGGTCGCCGCGGGGCGGTCGAACGTGCAGGGCACGCTGCGCGACGAGACGCGCGGCACGTCCGAGAGCCGGCGCACGCGCACGCTGCGTGGGCTGCTCGTCGCGGGGCAGATCGCGCTCTGCGTCAGCCTGCTCACTGGCGCCGGGCTGCTCGCCCGCACGCTGTGGGCGATCACGACCCGACCGTTGGGCCTCGACCCCGACCGCGTGCTCGCGGTGGCGGTGCAGCTCCCGCGCGCCGGCTTCGCGTCGCTCGATGCGCGTGCGCGGTTCTTCCAGCAGTACGAGGAGCGGCTGCGGGCGCTCCCCGGCGTCGTCGCGGCGGCGGCGTCGGGGCAGGTGCCGACCGGCATCCAGGGGCGCACGGGGATCTGGGTGGACGGCGTGCGCCCCGCGAACGAGCAGTCCGTGTTCCTGCTCTCCGAGGTCTCCGACGACTACTTCCGCACCCTGCGCGTGCCGCTGATCGCGGGGCGCACGTTCGGGCCGGAGGACCGCCCCGACGGGGCGACGATCTCGATCATCGTCAGCGAGCGCATCGCGCGGCAGTACTGGCCTAACGGAGGCGCCGCCGGCGCGAGCGTGCGACTCGGCCCCGAGCCGGACGCGCCGCGCGGCACGGTGGTGGGCGTCGTCGGCGACGTGCGCAACGACCCCGCGCAGCCGGAGCCCGAGGGGATCCTGTACATGAGCGTCCGCCAGATGCCGTGGAACGGCCCCGTGTTCCTGATGCGCACCGCCGGCGACCCGCTCGCGCTGCTGACGCCCGCCCGGCGCGCGCTCGCCGACATCGACCCCCGGCTCCCGCTGCACGATCCCATCACGCTGCGCACGCGGCTCGCCGACTCGCTCTCCGGCAAGCGGCTGCCGGTGGTGCTCATCACCGCGTTCGGCGCGCTGGCGCTGCTGCTCGCGTCGGTCGGCGTGTACGCGATGTTCGCCGCGATGACGGCGGCGCGCGAGAAGGAGTTCGGCGTGCGCGTCGCGCTGGGCTCCAGCCGCGCGCGCATCGCGACGCTCGTGCTCCGTCAGGGCGGCGTGTGGATGGTGCTCGGCCTCGCCGGCGGCGCGGTCGGTGTCGTGGCCGTGTCGCGCGCCGTGCGCCAGCTGCTCTACGGCGTGAGCCCGTTCGACCCCGCGACGCTCGCCGGTGCGGCGCTCGTGCTGCTCGCCTGCGGCGCCGCGGCGCTGCTCGTGCCGGTGCGGCGCGCGACGCGGGCGGATCCGATCAGCGCGCTCCGTTAG
- a CDS encoding PadR family transcriptional regulator translates to MTGAARMTTDDSLDLLRGTLDVLILKALTWGPRHGYAVARWIEDVTGGTLQVEEGALYHALHRLEKRAWLASEWGVSETNRRAKYYTLSPAGRQQLVQQTATWTRYAEAVFAALRLA, encoded by the coding sequence ATGACCGGCGCCGCCCGCATGACCACCGACGACAGCCTCGACCTCCTCCGCGGCACGCTCGACGTGCTGATCCTCAAGGCCCTCACCTGGGGACCCCGCCACGGCTACGCCGTCGCGCGATGGATCGAGGACGTCACCGGCGGCACCCTCCAGGTCGAGGAGGGGGCGCTCTATCACGCCCTCCACCGCCTCGAGAAGCGCGCCTGGCTGGCGAGCGAGTGGGGCGTCTCCGAGACGAACCGCCGCGCCAAGTACTACACGCTCTCCCCCGCCGGCCGGCAGCAGCTCGTCCAGCAGACCGCGACCTGGACGCGCTACGCCGAAGCGGTGTTCGCCGCCCTGCGCCTCGCCTAA
- a CDS encoding Ig-like domain-containing protein: MSRFRLLAPMVGTSLLVGACGGTDVEPPTPAAVVAGTSQSVSARVGDSVAVVVRVVGTDGRGLPGQTVAFAPSAGTVTAPTALTDGGGEGRTTWIVGSATGTQTLTATAGSLPPLTISATVGAGRPERLEVAAGDAQSAVAGTAVAVRPAVRVRDVGGNGVPGVRVAFVVESGGGRLSGDTATTDATGLATAGSWQLGATIGTNLLRAQVVGASLSAQLSATGLAGAPAVVDALFSFPDSAVVGSTVGQPSVPSVRVRDANGNPVAGVPVAFLVTAGHGTVVPLSAVGGADPVTDAQGRASVASFTLDTVAGPNTVTAVVGEKRLAFTVVGRADVFARLQLAGGDEQHAAPHSTLALGLSVRAVDRYGNGVAAVPIDFVPLQKEVTVDHPRQVTDPDGIATSGRVDIGATSGWKIVAAMRSSASQQQVWFNIRVAPGPPAAIGWDWLTVYYGLPSVQSGYRSRPFDVSVRDAYGTPIPNATISFAVSPAAAGVVSTPSRVPGTAVTSLTTGATGVVTVVLDSYDFVGVAKITATAPGVPANEFPIVVTP; the protein is encoded by the coding sequence ATGAGCCGCTTTCGACTCCTCGCGCCGATGGTCGGTACGTCCCTCCTGGTCGGCGCCTGCGGCGGGACCGACGTCGAGCCGCCGACGCCCGCCGCCGTCGTCGCCGGCACCTCGCAATCGGTCAGCGCACGAGTCGGCGATTCTGTCGCCGTGGTGGTGCGCGTCGTCGGCACCGACGGGCGCGGCCTGCCGGGTCAGACGGTCGCGTTCGCGCCGAGTGCCGGCACCGTGACTGCGCCGACGGCGCTCACCGACGGCGGCGGCGAGGGCCGCACGACGTGGATCGTCGGCAGCGCCACGGGCACCCAGACGCTCACCGCGACCGCCGGCTCGCTGCCCCCGCTCACCATCAGCGCCACGGTCGGCGCGGGACGCCCGGAGCGGCTCGAGGTCGCCGCCGGCGACGCCCAGAGCGCGGTCGCCGGCACGGCGGTGGCCGTCCGGCCGGCGGTGCGGGTCCGCGACGTCGGCGGCAACGGGGTGCCCGGGGTCCGCGTCGCGTTCGTGGTCGAGAGCGGCGGCGGGCGGCTCTCCGGCGACACCGCGACGACCGACGCGACCGGCCTCGCGACGGCCGGGAGCTGGCAGCTCGGCGCCACCATCGGGACGAACCTGCTACGCGCGCAGGTCGTCGGCGCATCACTGTCGGCGCAGCTCTCGGCCACCGGTCTGGCGGGGGCGCCGGCGGTCGTGGACGCGCTGTTCTCCTTCCCGGACAGCGCGGTCGTCGGCTCGACGGTCGGCCAACCGTCGGTGCCGTCGGTGCGGGTGCGGGACGCGAACGGGAACCCGGTCGCCGGCGTGCCCGTGGCGTTCCTCGTCACGGCCGGGCACGGGACGGTGGTGCCGCTGAGCGCCGTCGGCGGCGCCGACCCGGTCACCGACGCGCAGGGGCGCGCCTCCGTCGCGTCGTTCACCCTGGACACGGTGGCCGGGCCGAACACGGTGACGGCGGTGGTCGGCGAGAAGCGTCTCGCGTTCACCGTCGTCGGCCGAGCGGACGTGTTCGCACGCCTCCAGCTCGCGGGTGGAGACGAGCAGCACGCCGCGCCTCACTCGACACTCGCGCTCGGGCTGAGTGTTCGGGCGGTCGATCGCTACGGCAATGGGGTAGCCGCCGTGCCGATCGACTTCGTCCCGCTGCAGAAGGAGGTCACGGTCGACCACCCACGACAGGTGACGGATCCCGACGGAATCGCGACGTCGGGGCGCGTGGATATCGGGGCCACCTCCGGCTGGAAGATCGTCGCCGCCATGCGGTCGAGCGCATCGCAACAGCAGGTGTGGTTCAACATTCGGGTGGCCCCGGGGCCGCCGGCCGCCATCGGGTGGGACTGGCTCACGGTCTACTACGGGCTTCCCTCGGTGCAGTCGGGGTACCGATCGCGCCCGTTCGACGTGAGCGTACGGGACGCCTACGGCACACCGATACCGAACGCCACGATCAGCTTCGCCGTGTCGCCGGCCGCGGCCGGCGTGGTCTCGACGCCGAGCCGCGTCCCCGGTACCGCCGTCACCTCGCTGACGACCGGCGCGACCGGCGTGGTGACCGTGGTGCTGGACAGCTACGACTTCGTGGGGGTCGCGAAGATCACGGCCACCGCGCCGGGCGTCCCGGCGAACGAGTTTCCGATCGTGGTCACCCCATAG